The following nucleotide sequence is from Anopheles stephensi strain Indian chromosome 3, UCI_ANSTEP_V1.0, whole genome shotgun sequence.
TTATAATTTTTGTATAACAATGTCTATCTTGTCTAGAATTTTCTTTGACTTTTAGACTACTCTAGCTACTACTCTGGCCTGGATTTTGGGGATCCAAGATGATCGGGACCTGGTGCCCAATACttgttaaggttttttttgcaaaaaggagaagaaattgTAAGAGGCATTCTACTTCGCTCATTTTGGGATACTGATGCTTCAAATAAATGCTATACATTCTTCTTATAATGTTAAAATATTCACTGTGAATCGAATTCGCTGCTCCTATAAATTGCCAGCTTGACAATACCCCTTTCAAGAATCGGTATAAGAATAGGAAAACCAAACCTACTTCCAATTGATTGCTTCACCCACCCTGTAGTATTGATGCATTGTGGCAACATTGTAACGAGCTGAAAAACTGATTTATTGACCAGTTGTCACAACAATGGATGGGGCGGAAGACCCAATAGAGCAACATTGATGTAATAACAACACAAAGGAAGTCTAGATTTAGGTCATGCAACCAACAACGCCACCACGCATTATTTCGAACGCAATGACCAACAACTTGAAATCTCCAACTAAACGAGCAATTTGATCTCGTACCTCAGAACACTCCGTAGCAGAGCATGAGCGTACCGAATCCTTCTAGAACAATAGACACGCACGATCTTAAACGAATCCGCCTTTAGTTCCACACGCAAATGTCTCGAACTAGTTTCCCACAATGCATTTCAACCTGGAACCCGCGAGACACACAGCTTGTGCCATCAAAAGCCAAGAGCTTCCCTGttcaaaccatcatcatcaacatccacCGTGAACATGCTGTTGGGCTGTGGTTGTACAGAATGTTCAATCCACCCGCGGATCGCGTGTACACCGTCATAAACTCCTCCAGTCATTAACCTCAAAGCATGGTAGCATTGGTTAGTTGAGGAGTTTTTCACTTTAGGGCCTTCCTCTGTACAGTAAGCTCTCCGGTTATACTGCTTCAAGCTGATGGATTTTGGTCGCTTTCGCTGCGGTTCTAATGGTTCTTGCCCGTTACTGCTCGTCGGTCGGGGTGTGGTAATGTTTGGTGATGTCTGTCAAACACCACACCGAAAATATGTAAGCCATGGTGATTTTCCTCTCCAGCGAAGCGTAACACGCTGCCGGTGCTTTGCTGTTGACGACATCGCCCCGAAGCTAGAGGCCCCCCCAAATCACCGTGCCACTGGTACCGTTTACCACGAAAATTGTAGTCATTTTTGTATTGTCAGCTATTGGAAATTGGTGTGACCTACAATCTGCTTTTGCCGCTGTTGCTCATCACACGAAGTAGTAATGATCGTTTTCTTCTACCCATATCACTCCGCAGGATCAGAAGCGTCCGGTGTACGAGGACATCAAAATAGATACCGCGTTCCGGAAGATAAGTCCACGCTCGATCGGCTTCCACATCTGGCGCATCCAGAACGATCATGTAGAAACACTGCCGAAGGATCAGTATGGGACGTTCTACGACGAGTGTACGTACGTCGTTTATGCCGCATCGCTAACCGGAACTGCGTGCGATAAGAACACAATCGTAAGTAGATCGTCCTTCGTTGATCACCTgatccacaaaactttatcaaAATCCCCATTTTTCTCCTAGAGTCGCGAAATCAAAACACCTGGCGCGACGATCGAACGCAACATTCACCTCTGGCTCGGCACCAACATTACCTCGGAACGATCGAAATCGGCTGCGTACAAGATCATCGAGCTCGATCTACATCTCGATCACAAAACCACTCAGTTCCGAGAGACGCAAGGACACGAAGGCATACGCTTTCTGTCCTACTTCAAGGACGATGGCATCCTGTAAGATTGAGCCTTTAAATTTCCCTAAAGTCCTCAAACATTAACGAGTTCTTTCAACTTTTCCCTTACCCTTCCAAGTGTCCATTCCGGAACGGACGCATCGTCAACACCAACCGAACCGCGTCTCTATCAAATCTCCGGTACAGCTCCCCAGCGCTGCGTCCAGCAGAAGACGATCAGCTGGCAGTGCTTCAACAGTGGCCAGGTGATGATCCTCCAAACGTCCGCCATCGTGTTCGTATGGATTGGACGCTCAACAGGCTCGGTGGAGCGCATCTTTGGCATCCGGACGGGCGAACGGTTGCAAAAGCTTCACACCATAGCCGAGCTCGCCATCGTCGACGATGGTTACGAGCAGTCGATGAGCATCGCCCGGAAGGATGTGTGGAATGGGTATCTTAACCTGGCCAAACGCTTCGTAAAGCCAATGCCACTCACACCGACCGTGGCGGACACGCTGCTAAAGCTGTACCAGTGTGACACCGTGAATGGAGTGTTCCGGGTGGAGCTCGTCAAGACAGGCACACTGGAGCAGACGGATCTGTACGGTCGGGACAGTATCTACATAGTGGACTACTTCCCGCAAGCAATCTGGATCTGGATAGGGCGCAGCTCGCACAAACAGAACCGTGCTGAAGCGATGCGTCACGTGCGAGGGTACGTGATCAAGAAGGGATACCCCGCAAGCACACCGGTAGCACGCGTGATCGATGGACTGGAACCGGCCGAGTTCGTTAGCCTGTTTCCCAGCTGGGTCAGTGCGGATATTAACGGAAACACGGTGAAAGGTTTGTCGGAAAAGTTTGACGCGCTAACGCTTATACAGCGCCCGCGGATGGCGGCCAAGAtacagctgatggatgatgggTCGGGCGATATGACCGTGTACCAGATCGGAATCGATGAGGTGAAGGAGATACCGAACAAGTACGCCAAAACGTTCTACTCGGGGCATTGTTACGCGGTGCACTATGAGGTCGCTTGCAGTACGGAGAATGCGAATGGGTCGCTGCCGAACTCGATCCGCAATGTGGTTTACTTGTGGTGTGGATTGAACGCTCCACCCGAGCACCGTACCATCGGGGAAGCCTTCCTGCACGATCTGTGCGATCACTTGAAGAGGAACGTTGTGCAGGTACGCATAACGGAGGGCATGGAACCGCCACACTTTCTGCAGATCTTCAAGGGTGCTCTGATCGTGCTGAATGCACAGGATCCAAGTCTCGAGCAGGGCGTCGTGAATATTCGCAAGTACCCGACAAGCTTCGTGCTGAAGGTGGTCGGCAATACGACGTACAGCTGTAAAGCGGTACAGGTTTCAAGCAAGACGCTCTACTATCCGGAAGATTGCTACATCCTTAAGGCGCCCGATAACGAGGTATGGATCTGGTGCGGTCAATACTCGACGGGTGATTCGCGTGAAATGGCCAAATCGATCGCGTCCCAGCTGGGCGAGTACAATCTCGTGATGGAGGGTAACGAGACGGACGAGTTCTTCAACTCCGTGGGCGAAAAGTTCCTGAAGCAGCTGAAGAAAACGACAGCGGCCGGTAACATTATCGTGCCGGCGGTACAGACGAATGTGGCCCAAACGTGGGACCATTCGGTGATCGGGCTGTACCGGTGCCAGCTGCTCGAGGAAGGCAAACCAACGCTGAGACAGATCTTTGGCTTTTCGCAGCAAGATCTAAGGCCGGACAGTGTGTTTCTGCTCGACGCAGGGAACATTGTGTACGTGTGGGTCGGTGAGCAAACGTTGCCCGAAGAGCGGGCCCAGTGTTGGGAGCTGGCCAAGCAACTGATCGCGTCGCATCCGGTGCAGCGTGATACGGCCATGCCGATCGCAACGGTGCGTCAGGGTGAGGAACCGATCACGTTCGTTGGGTTCTTTGACAGCTGGGACAAGAAGTATTACGAGGTGAGGCAGGACATTCGGGGTTAGGTGGGCCGTCGGTACTAATCATGataatttccatttcatttcctCCCCAGACATGTGTCCTGTATGAAAATCTTCGCACAGCGATCGAATATCCCAATGGGGTCGGTATTCCCGGTGCTCCCATACCCGTGCCCCGCTCGTCCGTGCGGAGCGACGACGGCAGTAGTGATGATTTCGATCGATACCAAAAGTACCCGCTCGACATGCTGCGCGGCGATGCGGCAAACCTGCCGGCCAGCATCAATCCGACGCGCAAGGAGATTCATCTGACGCACGACGACTTTGTGACGGTGTTCAGCATGACGTACCGCGAGTTTGAGGACCTGCCCAAGTGGAAGCAGGTCGAcctgaagaagcagaagaagctgTTTTAAGCTGCTGTTAGTTCTAATCCCCGGGTTTTTAAAACACCTTTTGCGCACGGCCTGGTGCAGTTTT
It contains:
- the LOC118512585 gene encoding villin-like protein quail isoform X2; this encodes MQILDINQKDFDQKRPVYEDIKIDTAFRKISPRSIGFHIWRIQNDHVETLPKDQYGTFYDECTYVVYAASLTGTACDKNTISREIKTPGATIERNIHLWLGTNITSERSKSAAYKIIELDLHLDHKTTQFRETQGHEGIRFLSYFKDDGILVHSGTDASSTPTEPRLYQISGTAPQRCVQQKTISWQCFNSGQVMILQTSAIVFVWIGRSTGSVERIFGIRTGERLQKLHTIAELAIVDDGYEQSMSIARKDVWNGYLNLAKRFVKPMPLTPTVADTLLKLYQCDTVNGVFRVELVKTGTLEQTDLYGRDSIYIVDYFPQAIWIWIGRSSHKQNRAEAMRHVRGYVIKKGYPASTPVARVIDGLEPAEFVSLFPSWVSADINGNTVKGLSEKFDALTLIQRPRMAAKIQLMDDGSGDMTVYQIGIDEVKEIPNKYAKTFYSGHCYAVHYEVACSTENANGSLPNSIRNVVYLWCGLNAPPEHRTIGEAFLHDLCDHLKRNVVQVRITEGMEPPHFLQIFKGALIVLNAQDPSLEQGVVNIRKYPTSFVLKVVGNTTYSCKAVQVSSKTLYYPEDCYILKAPDNEVWIWCGQYSTGDSREMAKSIASQLGEYNLVMEGNETDEFFNSVGEKFLKQLKKTTAAGNIIVPAVQTNVAQTWDHSVIGLYRCQLLEEGKPTLRQIFGFSQQDLRPDSVFLLDAGNIVYVWVGEQTLPEERAQCWELAKQLIASHPVQRDTAMPIATVRQGEEPITFVGFFDSWDKKYYETCVLYENLRTAIEYPNGVGIPGAPIPVPRSSVRSDDGSSDDFDRYQKYPLDMLRGDAANLPASINPTRKEIHLTHDDFVTVFSMTYREFEDLPKWKQVDLKKQKKLF
- the LOC118512585 gene encoding villin-like protein quail isoform X1; protein product: MYYESKMINTATFQDQKRPVYEDIKIDTAFRKISPRSIGFHIWRIQNDHVETLPKDQYGTFYDECTYVVYAASLTGTACDKNTISREIKTPGATIERNIHLWLGTNITSERSKSAAYKIIELDLHLDHKTTQFRETQGHEGIRFLSYFKDDGILVHSGTDASSTPTEPRLYQISGTAPQRCVQQKTISWQCFNSGQVMILQTSAIVFVWIGRSTGSVERIFGIRTGERLQKLHTIAELAIVDDGYEQSMSIARKDVWNGYLNLAKRFVKPMPLTPTVADTLLKLYQCDTVNGVFRVELVKTGTLEQTDLYGRDSIYIVDYFPQAIWIWIGRSSHKQNRAEAMRHVRGYVIKKGYPASTPVARVIDGLEPAEFVSLFPSWVSADINGNTVKGLSEKFDALTLIQRPRMAAKIQLMDDGSGDMTVYQIGIDEVKEIPNKYAKTFYSGHCYAVHYEVACSTENANGSLPNSIRNVVYLWCGLNAPPEHRTIGEAFLHDLCDHLKRNVVQVRITEGMEPPHFLQIFKGALIVLNAQDPSLEQGVVNIRKYPTSFVLKVVGNTTYSCKAVQVSSKTLYYPEDCYILKAPDNEVWIWCGQYSTGDSREMAKSIASQLGEYNLVMEGNETDEFFNSVGEKFLKQLKKTTAAGNIIVPAVQTNVAQTWDHSVIGLYRCQLLEEGKPTLRQIFGFSQQDLRPDSVFLLDAGNIVYVWVGEQTLPEERAQCWELAKQLIASHPVQRDTAMPIATVRQGEEPITFVGFFDSWDKKYYETCVLYENLRTAIEYPNGVGIPGAPIPVPRSSVRSDDGSSDDFDRYQKYPLDMLRGDAANLPASINPTRKEIHLTHDDFVTVFSMTYREFEDLPKWKQVDLKKQKKLF